A genomic region of Bosea sp. 124 contains the following coding sequences:
- a CDS encoding tripartite tricarboxylate transporter substrate binding protein, which yields MTDFRIDRRALLGGLGATMAVPATGFAQAPWPQGRTLKLVVPFPPAGATDVLGRLVADKLGQAWGINLVVENRAGAGGNIGTDVVAKAEPNGETLLIVSVGMATNQYLYARLNYDPVKDLAPVTMVALVPNLLVVNKDLPFNSVAELVAYAKANPGKLTYGSSGVGTSVHLSGEYFQKLTGTKMVHVPYRGTAQATQDLIGGRIDLIFDNITQALPHVRAGSIRGLGITTARRSATAPEFAPIAETVPGFDVSSWFALFAPARTPQAIIDKIQADTKAGLADPGLRAKMDLLAAEPVGGTPAELGAFLQTEMKKWGDLIKEIGVKAE from the coding sequence ATGACGGATTTCAGGATCGACCGACGGGCCCTGCTCGGCGGCCTCGGCGCAACGATGGCCGTGCCGGCAACGGGCTTCGCGCAGGCGCCCTGGCCTCAGGGCCGCACACTCAAGCTGGTGGTGCCCTTCCCTCCCGCCGGGGCGACCGACGTGCTCGGCCGACTCGTGGCCGACAAACTCGGCCAGGCATGGGGCATCAACCTCGTCGTCGAGAACCGTGCCGGCGCGGGCGGCAATATCGGCACCGACGTCGTCGCCAAGGCCGAACCGAATGGTGAGACGCTGCTGATCGTCTCGGTCGGCATGGCCACCAACCAGTATCTCTACGCCAGGCTCAATTATGATCCGGTCAAGGATCTGGCGCCCGTCACCATGGTCGCACTCGTGCCGAACCTGCTCGTGGTCAATAAAGACCTTCCGTTCAATTCGGTCGCCGAGCTGGTCGCCTATGCCAAAGCGAACCCTGGCAAGCTGACCTACGGCTCGTCGGGTGTCGGCACCTCGGTGCATCTCTCCGGCGAGTATTTCCAGAAGCTGACCGGCACGAAGATGGTGCATGTGCCCTATCGCGGCACGGCACAGGCGACGCAGGACCTGATCGGCGGGCGCATCGACCTGATCTTCGACAACATCACACAGGCGCTGCCGCATGTGCGGGCGGGCTCGATCCGGGGCCTCGGCATCACCACGGCCAGGCGCTCCGCCACGGCGCCGGAATTCGCGCCGATCGCGGAGACGGTGCCGGGCTTCGACGTCTCGTCCTGGTTCGCGCTGTTTGCGCCCGCCAGGACGCCTCAGGCCATCATCGACAAGATCCAGGCCGACACCAAGGCCGGGCTTGCCGATCCGGGCCTGCGCGCCAAGATGGACCTGCTCGCGGCCGAGCCAGTGGGCGGCACACCGGCCGAACTCGGAGCCTTCCTGCAGACCGAGATGAAGAAATGGGGCGACCTGATCAAGGAGATCGGCGTGAAGGCGGAATAG
- a CDS encoding DUF3309 family protein translates to MSTLVIVILLVLLLGGGGYYGHRSYGATGLGGVLGLVLVIVLVLWLLGAIGGAPVRI, encoded by the coding sequence ATGTCCACGCTCGTCATCGTCATCCTGCTCGTGCTGCTGCTCGGTGGCGGCGGCTATTACGGCCATCGCTCCTATGGCGCGACCGGCCTCGGCGGCGTGCTGGGGCTCGTCCTCGTCATCGTCCTGGTGCTGTGGCTGCTGGGTGCGATCGGTGGCGCGCCTGTCCGGATCTGA
- a CDS encoding ornithine cyclodeaminase family protein, giving the protein MKLFGPDEIDAALTFPGLIDTLAEAFRGEAVVPPRTHHQIARPGEEAVLLIMPAWSAPDSETAYLGTKIVSVFFANGTRNLPGVMGAYLLMNGRTGEPLAVMDGNRLTLWRTAAASALASRYLSNPEASSMLMVGAGGLAPFLIKAHRAVRPLTDIAIWARRPEAAEAVVAELARDGIEARAVVDLEGEARTADIISCATNATQPLIHGRWLKRDAHLDLVGAFTMQMREADADALERARVVVDSEKAIDEGGDIAIGIDEGNYTAEKIAGTLTDLCHGRIVGRAEEGEITLFKSVGVSLEDLAAAIAVWESRARA; this is encoded by the coding sequence ATGAAGCTTTTCGGACCTGACGAGATCGATGCGGCACTGACCTTTCCCGGGCTGATCGATACGCTCGCCGAGGCCTTTCGCGGCGAGGCGGTGGTTCCGCCCCGCACGCACCATCAGATCGCGCGACCGGGCGAGGAGGCTGTTCTCCTGATCATGCCGGCCTGGAGCGCGCCTGACAGTGAGACTGCCTATCTCGGCACCAAGATCGTCTCGGTCTTCTTCGCCAACGGCACACGCAACCTGCCGGGCGTCATGGGCGCCTATCTGCTGATGAACGGCCGCACCGGCGAGCCCCTCGCCGTGATGGACGGAAACCGCCTGACGCTGTGGCGCACGGCAGCCGCATCGGCGCTGGCCTCGCGCTACCTGTCGAACCCCGAAGCCTCCAGCATGCTGATGGTCGGTGCGGGCGGCCTCGCGCCCTTCCTGATCAAGGCGCACCGCGCGGTGCGGCCGCTGACCGACATCGCAATCTGGGCCCGCCGGCCGGAGGCGGCCGAAGCCGTCGTCGCCGAACTGGCACGGGATGGCATCGAGGCGAGGGCCGTGGTCGATCTGGAAGGAGAGGCGCGCACCGCCGACATCATCTCCTGCGCCACCAATGCGACGCAGCCGCTGATCCATGGCCGCTGGCTCAAGCGCGACGCGCATCTCGATCTCGTCGGCGCCTTCACCATGCAGATGCGCGAGGCCGATGCCGACGCGCTCGAGCGCGCCCGCGTCGTCGTCGATTCCGAGAAGGCGATCGACGAGGGCGGCGACATTGCCATCGGCATCGACGAGGGCAATTACACGGCCGAGAAGATCGCCGGGACGCTGACCGACCTGTGCCATGGCAGGATCGTCGGCCGTGCCGAGGAAGGCGAGATCACGCTGTTCAAATCCGTGGGCGTCTCGCTCGAGGATCTTGCAGCGGCGATTGCCGTCTGGGAAAGCCGCGCCCGCGCCTGA
- a CDS encoding LapA family protein, with the protein MKSFFKALVLVPIALAIVLFSVANRAPVRVSFDPISRDAPVFAFDLPLFAVVLAALAVGVLIGGLASWLAQGKHRRAARRNRREAETLRSETQMLRAAVPDSALPALTNGRG; encoded by the coding sequence ATGAAATCCTTCTTCAAGGCCCTCGTCCTGGTGCCGATCGCGCTGGCGATCGTGCTGTTCTCGGTCGCGAACCGGGCACCTGTCCGCGTCTCTTTCGATCCGATCAGCCGCGACGCGCCGGTCTTTGCCTTCGATCTGCCCCTCTTCGCCGTCGTCCTAGCGGCGCTCGCCGTCGGTGTGCTGATCGGCGGTCTCGCCTCCTGGCTGGCGCAGGGCAAGCACCGCAGGGCGGCCCGCCGCAACCGGCGCGAAGCGGAGACCCTCCGCTCGGAGACACAGATGCTGCGCGCGGCCGTGCCGGACTCGGCCCTGCCGGCTCTCACCAATGGACGTGGCTGA
- the ihfB gene encoding integration host factor subunit beta — protein sequence MIKSELVQRIAERNGHLYQRDIENIVTAILDEVVKALSRGDRVELRGFGAFSRKARSARVGRNPRTGDAVEVEEKFVPVFKTGKELRLRLNGKA from the coding sequence ATGATAAAATCAGAACTCGTTCAACGCATCGCCGAACGTAACGGCCATCTCTATCAGCGCGATATCGAGAATATCGTCACGGCGATCCTCGACGAGGTCGTCAAGGCGCTCTCGCGCGGCGACAGGGTCGAGCTGCGGGGCTTCGGCGCCTTCTCGCGCAAGGCGCGCTCCGCCCGCGTCGGTCGCAACCCCCGTACGGGCGATGCGGTCGAGGTCGAGGAGAAGTTCGTCCCCGTCTTCAAGACGGGCAAGGAGCTCAGGCTTCGGCTCAACGGGAAGGCGTGA
- the sppA gene encoding signal peptide peptidase SppA, whose translation MSSDADLLADRRSLRRKVTLWRLLAVVGVLGAAVVAGLAWTGRTPGSLSQAHIARVTISGFISGDRRTLELVKSLENSRAAAVLVRIDSPGGTVSGSEALYDALRQLAAKKPMVAVVDGLAASGGYIAAIGSDRIVARQTSLVGSIGVLFQLPNVAQLLDTIGVKVESIKSSPLKAAPSGFEPTSPEARAALQRVVDDNYDWFKRLVRERRRLAEPEVAVVSDGRVHTGRQAAALKLVDEIGGEPEAIAWLEREKGVAKGLRVRDWRRRSETSSLGLWSAGEAMARAAGLDTLAAILARAADQPLGLRLDAPLALWQPAVEK comes from the coding sequence ATGTCGTCCGATGCTGATCTGCTCGCCGACCGTCGCAGTCTGCGCCGCAAGGTGACGCTGTGGCGCCTTCTCGCCGTCGTCGGCGTTCTCGGCGCGGCCGTCGTTGCCGGCCTCGCCTGGACGGGGCGGACCCCCGGCTCGCTCAGCCAGGCTCATATCGCCCGAGTCACGATCTCGGGCTTCATCTCGGGCGACAGGCGCACGCTGGAGCTCGTCAAGTCGCTCGAGAACAGCCGCGCCGCGGCCGTTCTGGTCAGGATCGACAGCCCCGGCGGCACGGTCAGCGGCTCCGAGGCGCTCTATGATGCGCTGCGCCAGCTCGCGGCGAAGAAACCGATGGTCGCGGTCGTCGACGGCCTCGCGGCCTCGGGTGGCTACATTGCGGCGATCGGCTCCGACCGGATCGTGGCGCGCCAGACCTCGCTCGTCGGCTCGATCGGCGTTCTGTTCCAGCTCCCGAACGTCGCGCAATTGCTGGACACCATCGGTGTCAAGGTCGAGTCCATCAAGTCGAGCCCGCTCAAGGCCGCGCCCAGCGGCTTCGAGCCGACTTCGCCGGAGGCGCGCGCGGCCCTCCAGCGCGTCGTCGACGACAATTACGACTGGTTCAAGCGCCTGGTCCGCGAGCGTCGCCGGTTGGCGGAGCCCGAGGTCGCGGTCGTCTCCGACGGGCGCGTCCACACCGGCCGGCAGGCTGCCGCGCTGAAGCTGGTCGACGAGATCGGTGGCGAACCGGAAGCGATCGCCTGGCTGGAGCGTGAGAAGGGGGTCGCCAAGGGATTGCGCGTCCGCGACTGGCGCCGCCGGAGCGAAACCTCGTCGCTTGGGCTGTGGAGCGCGGGCGAGGCGATGGCCCGCGCGGCGGGCCTCGACACGCTGGCCGCGATCCTGGCCCGTGCGGCCGATCAACCGCTCGGTTTGCGGCTTGACGCGCCTCTGGCGCTCTGGCAGCCTGCAGTCGAAAAGTGA
- a CDS encoding Hsp70 family protein — MPLAAIGIDFGTTNSVVALARADGSVTTRSFATKQGAVDAYRSALMFWREGRPPQSSIAHVSGPDALDMALGMTTEHRFLQSLKTHLSSRAFQETRLFGKLFKLEDLIGVFLSDLSAGLDGVAETPLVSGRPVVFAGERPDEDLALGRLRASYAKAGMPQVDFAYEPLGAAYWYARDLAKPQTMLVADFGGGTSDFSVMRFEPGGAGRLDAIPLSHAGVGVAGDTFDYRIIEHAVSPRLGKGSDYRSFEKLLPIPAHYHAAFAQWHRLSLMKSRETMAELKALIRDAVEPGKLEDLLTVIEYDLGYELYRAVSAAKIALSAANETVLHFEQMGVAIERTITRADFDGWIAADVGAIEAALDKALAEANVASGAIEAVFMTGGTSHVPAVRALFDRRFGAGRIHVGDAFRSVASGLALLALDRTRAPVAA; from the coding sequence ATGCCCCTCGCCGCCATCGGCATCGATTTCGGCACCACCAACAGCGTGGTGGCCCTGGCTCGCGCCGACGGCTCGGTGACGACGCGCTCCTTCGCCACGAAGCAGGGCGCGGTCGATGCCTACCGTTCGGCCCTGATGTTCTGGCGCGAGGGCCGCCCGCCGCAGAGCTCGATCGCCCATGTCAGCGGGCCCGACGCGCTCGACATGGCGTTGGGCATGACGACTGAGCACCGCTTCCTGCAATCGCTAAAGACCCATCTTTCCAGCCGCGCCTTTCAGGAGACGCGGCTGTTCGGCAAGCTCTTCAAGCTGGAGGATCTGATCGGCGTCTTCCTGTCGGATCTCTCGGCCGGCCTCGACGGCGTCGCCGAGACGCCCCTGGTCTCCGGCCGCCCCGTCGTCTTCGCTGGCGAGCGCCCGGATGAGGATCTCGCGCTCGGCCGGCTCAGGGCGTCCTATGCCAAGGCCGGCATGCCGCAGGTCGACTTCGCCTATGAGCCGCTCGGTGCCGCCTATTGGTATGCCCGTGATCTGGCGAAGCCGCAGACCATGCTGGTCGCCGATTTCGGCGGCGGCACCAGCGATTTCTCGGTGATGCGCTTCGAGCCCGGCGGGGCCGGGCGGCTAGATGCCATCCCGCTCTCCCATGCCGGCGTCGGCGTTGCCGGCGACACCTTCGACTACCGCATTATCGAGCATGCGGTTTCGCCGCGCCTCGGCAAGGGCAGCGACTATCGCTCTTTCGAGAAGCTGCTGCCGATCCCGGCGCATTACCATGCCGCCTTCGCGCAATGGCATCGGCTTTCGCTGATGAAGAGCCGCGAGACCATGGCCGAACTCAAGGCGCTGATCCGCGATGCGGTCGAGCCGGGCAAGCTCGAGGATTTGCTGACCGTGATCGAATACGATCTCGGCTACGAACTCTACCGCGCCGTCTCGGCCGCCAAGATCGCGCTCTCGGCCGCGAATGAGACCGTGCTGCACTTCGAACAGATGGGCGTCGCGATCGAGCGCACCATCACGCGCGCCGATTTCGACGGCTGGATCGCCGCGGATGTCGGTGCGATCGAGGCTGCGCTCGACAAGGCTCTGGCCGAGGCGAATGTTGCCTCCGGTGCGATCGAGGCCGTCTTCATGACCGGCGGCACCTCGCATGTGCCGGCCGTGCGCGCGCTGTTCGACCGCCGCTTCGGCGCCGGGCGGATCCATGTCGGCGATGCCTTCCGCTCGGTCGCGAGCGGGCTCGCTTTGCTGGCGCTCGACCGGACGCGCGCGCCGGTCGCAGCCTGA